A single window of Ctenopharyngodon idella isolate HZGC_01 chromosome 24, HZGC01, whole genome shotgun sequence DNA harbors:
- the LOC127507099 gene encoding intelectin-like, translated as MFFGILLSLALSLWFCDAKSKGTMCVIQETEAPCINISETNSNHELGKLLDRIKYVARSCKEILDKYHVYEDGLYYLISPRGVLYQTFCDMTTAGGGWTLVASVHENNMYGKCTVGDRWSSEQGSIANRPDGEGTWANRVTFGTADAATSDDYKNPGYFEIAAQDVSVWHVPNNMALENWSTASILRYHTENRFLTLHGGNLFNLFKKFPVRFGIGTCITDNGPAIPIVYDTGNVDSTKKLYGPYSRGIFEPGFITFRIFNTEKAAMAICSGVKPTGCHTEHFCIGGGGHFPEGVPRQCGDFTSFDWSGYGTNTGWSASKEITEAAVLLFYR; from the exons AGGGAACTATGTGTGTAATACAAGAAACAGAAGCACCATGCATTAATATAAGTGAGACCAACAGCAACCATGAGCTTGGAAAACTTCTGGACAGAATTAAATATGTTGCCCGAAGCTGCAAAGAAATTCTTGACAAATATCATGTTTATGAGG ATGGCCTGTACTATCTAATCTCACCAAGAGGGGTCCTTTACCAGACGTTTTGTGATATGACCACTGCGGGCGGCGGCTGGACGCTGGTTGCCAGCGTTCATGAAAACAACATGTATGGAAAGTGTACTGTTGGTGATCGCTGGTCTAGTGAGCAGGGCAGCATTGCAAACCGGCCTGATGGTGAAGGAACATGGGCAAACAGAGTCACATTTGGAACTGCAGATGCTGCTACAAGTGATGATTACaag AATCCTGGATACTTTGAAATTGCGGCACAGGATGTATCTGTGTGGCATGTTCCTAATAATATGGCATTGGAAAACTGGAGCACTGCCTCCATCCTGAGATACCACACTGAAAATCGCTTCTTGACTCTACACGGAGGAAACCTTTTCAATTTATTCAAG AAATTCCCTGTGAGGTTTGGAATTGGGACTTGCATCACTGATAATGGACCTGCTATTCCAATAGTGTATGATACTGGAAATGTGGATTCTACCAAAAAACTGTATGGACCTTATTCAAGAG GAATATTTGAGCCTGGATTCATCACCTTCAGAATCTTCAATACTGAAAAGGCAGCCATGGCAATTTGTTCGGGCGTTAAACCAACTGGTTGTCACACTGAACAT ttctgtATTGGTGGAGGTGGACACTTTCCTGAGGGCGTCCCTAGACAGTGCGGGGACTTTACGAGTTTCGACTGGAGTGGCTATGGTACTAATACAGGATGGAGTGCTTCCAAAGAGATTACTGAAGCAGCTGTACTTCTTTTTTATCGCTGA